ACTCCGAGGGGTGAACACTTCCAAGTTACTAACAACATTAGTTTGTGACCGTGTATTTCGTACCTGGCACCGCATGCGTGTTTTCGTGGGGCTATTTGTCATGCCAGACTTAAGCAACACAGATGGAAAATTTATTGAAGGGGTTGGTAAAGCACTTCGGGTAGTTCTGTAGCTTCCATCTCCACTTTGCGTCCTGATATTTCCCACATGGCTGGCTCTCCTGAGCTGTGATACAGATTTTAATAAGTGTCTTCCCACTCTGAGCTCCTTGCATTCATCACTCAAAAGTCCAGAAAGTTCACGGTTCATTTTAAttgacaatttttctttttttcttctcACATCTGAACTCTTTATCTCACCTGTCCTGTGTCCATTTATTGACTGTCCTTTAGAATGATATAATGGCACGTCATCTTCATCCGAACTGGCATTTAGATATTTAACATCTTCCGAACCAAGATAATCAGATGGATGGAAGCCCGTTCCACGAAGTTCTTTGTATTCGTCTTTCCCTAGATTGTTTAATTCCCGACATAGAGATTTAAATATCGATCTCTTTTTCTTTGGGTTTGGGGCCTGTGGTTGTACAGTTGACCCAGCCACTTGTGTACAATCCAAAACTATTGACTTGGAAGTTCCAGAATCTGACACCAGTATGCTTTCTAACTTATTTGAGTATCTGTTTTCTTGTGGTTCTTCAGGTGTTGGAATTCGAGCCTGTAATGCCCCACTTTCTTCTGCAGTCTCGCCCATAAACCCAGACTTTGCATCCGTCACAAATGTGGGCGAAACATCCACATTATCTCCAACAGGAGATTTAATTCCACAGTGTGTCTGTCTTAATTCTTTTCTTTTAATCTCCGATATAACAAATTGTGAAGGATTAAAACCCATCCGAATGATTTCCTTACATTCATCCTGAGCAAGAGATTTCAACTCTCTTACCATTTTTACACTATTTTTCTTAAGGTTCTTTATCTGTTCATCTATCTCACTTGACTCAAGTACAGTATTGAGACAGGCTGCAGATCCCTCCAGTCTTGGAAATTGTTTTTTTAAATGCCCTACATTCAACAGACCAGGTTTAATATTTGTAACAGGATGAAATCCTCTATGCTGCATTTCCTTCCACTCATCACTAGTTAGATTTACAAGTTCTCGAGTACTTACACTAAACCTCTTTCTTTCAGTATTTGTTACGTCAAATATGCCTCTTGCCGCAACACTATTTTCACTACTTAATAAAACACTATCTTTTATAACTGGTTCACTGTGTACTGTACATCTAATTTCTTTATTACTATAATTATCAGTAAGCTGTTTTTCATTATTTACATCTAAAGGTCCCTTTCCATGAAACATATTTTCAGTTATTATAGATTCTCTGTATTCTTTAGAGTTTTCTGAATATAACCCAAAACTTCCCCGTTGCGCAACACCACAATTCGAAGAACTATCGACTGATTTACCGTCGAGTGTCAAGTACGAGGCTGAATTTCCATTTTCATCCGTACACGATATATAATCTTCTGGCATCACCGAAGGACGTGAGGGACGAGAATTACGAGTGCCAATTATTTCCGATTGTGTCCTGGTTCTTGAATTAAAATGATCTGTGGCACCCACCGCTGATGTATTACCAGATTCACTCTTTGCTGCAGTATTTCTGCGGTAATTTAAGCCGTCACTATTTTTTCTTCTCGCTTTGCTAGGTAAAAATTTTTCTAGAGATCTTCTTGTTAATCGGGTCTCTTGCACATCTAAATGTCTCAGTTCCCCTAACCCTTTACACTTAAGTTCCCGACACTCATCCTTAAAAAGTTGAACTATTTCAGATTTCCTTATCTTGTAGCTAGTATATTGAAAAGATGAAATTTTTTCAGTTTGTTCAGCACCATTTTTGTCTTTTAAAGGTTTTCCTATACCTAACATTTCACTGTGTAATCTATTTGAAGTCAAACTGCTCATACAGTTGTGCCTTACATCTTGACTTGCATCAGTTCCTACCCAAGATTTGAAGAATTCCACACCTTTATTAACAGTATTCACAATAGTACTAATAATTCCACCAACTTGAGTGCCCACAGTAGGAAGGTGTTTATTCTGGGTCTCTGTTACTTTCAAAGGGGTCACACCCTCTGTGTTGTGCTCACTctctctcaagttcacagttggaACACGGAAGGAGATATCTTCATCTACACGAAAAGGAGACTTAAAGCTAATGTCTTCATCTACGATAAATGACTTGTTAGTTGCATGTGAATATTTCCTTCTTTCAAGGGCACCACTCTGATCTGATACCTTCAGGAGTGTGGCTTCTGTCAATGGTGTTAAGTGAGCATTATTTAACTCTTCAGGAGTAACAGGAACAACCTCTTCAGGGATTACAGTTACTTGGTTGTCTTCTTTACTAAGCAGAAATTCTTTCGAGGGTCGAGACTCTTCTGCAATATTCCCCTCCGAGGAGATCACTCCTTTATTGGatatgtctaaaattatcatcttTCCACCACCACAAGGAGGTTCCTTACTTTTTCGCTTCCGGCTATTGCCCTTCATCTCTGGTCCTTGGGTGGCCGGTGGTGGAACTGTGTCATTAGGTAGGAACAAAACATGTGGGACGGGTGAAGTTGCTAAACTGGGCGGGACATTCGGCGGCTGGCCATTGGTCGCCAAGTCCCCTACGTGTCCGGCTCCACAGTGGGACTTCTGTTCCGACGACCAATGGCTACTCCCATTTTTTGGCAAGGAATAATCAGATGAATCTGGCACTTTAGCACCAGTGTGAGGATAGCAGGCAAGGCCATCAAGCTGTTGAGGGGCATTGTCTGCTTCACTCTGGCCACGAGCCCGAACAACATCGTCATCGTCACTAGAGAGATCAATTATTTCAATAGAAGAGTTTGTTGTCGGATGTGATATACTTGAGAGAGTAATGCTGGTATTGTTCAGTGACACTGCACTACTGTCCCTCTCTGACATACGAGGCACTATTTGGGAATAAATGCTCTGACTGCCTTTTGGCATGCTTTCACTTTGCATATGTGTAAGGTGTCTGTTTTGTTCTTGTTGGTGACCTGTTACACTTATTCTTGAATCATTGTTACTTTGTTCACTGGCATTTATTTGCTGAACATTTGACCGAGAATCACAAAAAGCATATTTTTTTCTCGATAATGGcttcaaaatatcactatttaatTGTCTATTACTTCTATCATGTTTAACTGATGTCTTTAGTGGAATTAGAGATATGTCTGCAGtagaagaagcattcatcttcaaGGATAAGCTCGTTCCATCAACAGAATATGAGGTCATTTGGCCTAACTGATTCTTACTACCAAACTGACCTATTTGAGATTTCTGGATGAAAGCAGATTGGAAAGCATGCTGTTGATTCGTGAGCAAGTGCTGACTCCCGAGCGGTAACGGAATAAATTTTAAAGAACCCTGCTGAATGGCCTTATTTGAATTTAGTTCACTTATGCCTAATTGAGCAGTACGATTTGAAGTAAGGATACTGCTGAGTAACCCTCCAGAGTTTAAAATTCCACTGCCCCCAGGAACACTCACATTGTCAGACATCTCAGGCAGGCCATCCAGCCACTGTATAGTACCAGCAAGTGTGCCAGATGATGATGATGCTTTAGGGCTAAATGGGTCCTCATTTGTGCAAAACTGTGTTTCTCTACTGCTCCAGGGTGCTGGTCTTGAATTAAGCAACATACTGTTGTCCGCTAAAGCTGGGTATCTATCAAATGCCCACATGTTATCCACTTGACACTCGTCAGTTAAATCAATGCATGGAGCAGTAGGCCCTCCCAATCGCATAATTCTATCCACCATTCTTTTCTGTAGACGTTTCATTTCAATCTTCAGTGGTCGACACAATCTCAGTAGTCGTCTGCTTCTCCAGTTCAGCCCTGGAGAAGATTAAGAGGAAGAAATAAATAACAGCCTAAAAACAGGAATGTCTGATGCTCACAACCGATAGTAAGGGGCACCAAGGGGCTGCTTCAAGAGTGGCAGTGACTGCCTTATGTACAGACCAAGAGAGACCAAGAGATGCTGGTTTAGTATAAATGTGAAGACCCAAGAATTATTAAACCAGTAGAAATGGATAATCTAAGAAGCATGAGTGCTGTTAttttgaccagacaacacactagaaggtgaagggacgacgacatttcggtccgtcctggaccattctcaagtcgattgtgactcattcgacttgagaatggtccaggacggaccgaaacgtcgtcatcccttcaccttctagtgtgtggtctggtcaacatactttagccacctgattgtgactcatcgcctgcataagtgcTGTTATAATGTGCTCCAAAAGGGTTTAGTCACAATGAATGGATGTTGATAGGCTGGTGAAAGGAATAATCAAATAAATTAGAGAGGACGAGACAGAGATAAAAGCAGAAGAGAAAGTGCAGACATGGTGACTGTGTGGGCACAAGCAGAGATTGAACGAATAACATACAAAGTATGATATACTGGAGGTGTCGTGCTGTTAGTTATCCATGATACCCGCCATGTGTTATACAAGACATGATTAATGCATGAGTGCCATACAGTCCAGTCCTGCTCCCTTTACCTCTTGAGGCTCATGCCATGAGAGGCGAGATACACGGTAACAGTGATGATGACACTTCGAATAAAGCAGCTATAGAGATAATTAGCACTTACTGGACATTTATAATTAATGATGTTTAAGACAAATAACTTGTTGTATTTAGTGCATTTAAAACCTACAATTTGAATTTAGAGACTTTGTGCTATAAAATGACAGACTTGCCCCGAGTCAACACAGTAAAATCTGGCTCAATCTCCATAAAATACACAGTTCTGAGGGCAGTGTAACTGATCCAGTACTCTTCCACATCCTCATATCCGACAGAGACAAAGACTTGGGCTACGATGTTTATCAACTTCTGCAGATGACGCTGCCATTTTTATGAGAGTACAATCTACAGAGGACACAACACACCTCCAAGTTAAAGTAAACCAGAACACTCAATGGCTCGTGGAAAACAGCACATCTCCCGcacttcaaagcgttatatgacaaagagtgctgggaagatggaacaccacgagcatagctctcatcctgtaactacacttaggtaattactatggTAAGAATGAACAAATCAAAACTCAAAATACATATACAGTGTTGTCAAACCACACAACAGAAATACAGAAAGCAAAAATAACAAACCTGGAAGTAATCATGATGAAAGTCCTCATTTTTACAAAATACTGTACAATAAAGTAGCtggcacaaatacaacaaaaataaATGATGGGCTGCATAATAAGAatctttcaaacaagagatgccagaCCAATGACGGTACATTTCAAGACAGCAGTAATAtctaaggtggaagattttgcacactaaTTCTCCCATTCAAACGTGCTGATAGAGATCGTGTAGAAAACACTCACTGCTCAAATAAATTCAGTAAAATATTCATAATTGGAATTTTTTAAAATTCCTCAATCCTGGAATGCAAGTGCGAGAGATACATCATAATTTACACCTAAAAAATACTGAAAAGACTGGTTCCAAATCAGGACACCGAAATACTTCCTTAGACCAGAGAAATGGTAGAATAGATAAAATTACCCAGTTGATAATTAGGGACGCAATAGGTATTAAAAAGAAATAACTATAAATATTAACAGCACAAGAATTTAAAACTCCATCTCTAAAGAGGCTCAACTAAACAACCTTTTGGCATTCAAGAGGAAACTTAATAAAACCTCCAAAgaggctgatcaaccaggctgtgactcatacgtcaggctgcgagcagccgcgtccaacagcctggttgatcagtccagcaaccaggcggcctggtcaacgaccgggccgcggggacgctaagccccggaagcacctcaaggtaggccctaATCATCTGgactgtgattcatatgtcagacTGCATGCAATGCCATCCAacggcctggttgaccagatcatCAAACACGAGGTGCTGATCAGAGACTGGCTCGTGAGGATACCGATCCTCGGAACCAATTCAAGGTGCTCTCTACCTTTTCTTTTCCGTTTTCTCATGTGTATATtcgcagaccaaagagccagagctcaacccccagaagcacaactaggcaagtacactgTGGCAGTCCTCATTTTTAACACACGTTCATGTATAACAGTGAAATTGTTCAAACTTTACTTAGTCAATTACCAAGCCAGGACTCATCAAACATTTACACAATATACAAAGTCTGTAAATGTTTTCTCAATCATGGTGGCTGTTTATATTTATTAACTATTTTACAAGCTTGGAAAAAAGGTaactattgttataaacaaccctaGTATTGCTTTGAAGTTCCTCAActgcttaatatatgtaaacaaagctgccatgacTGAGGACAGACCTGCAGGTGTTGTAAGTGGAAACATGTATGCTTGAGTAATGCTGGCCCACAACCTGCAAGTCTTAACAAAATATGTTAAGTATAGTACTCGTTTTAAATCTTCAACGGAACCCCTTTAAGGTACGTGTTGTTTGGAACATTAAGTTACGTAAAGCCACCCCCTTGAGGCAGGAGAGTTTCGAGAGGAAagaagtgtcacacacacacacaagagatctCGTGGTACAGTTGGCTTCATTCTTGACCCTCAATCCGAGATCCTGGGTTCAATTCccaggaattggaacagaaatggCTGGCCACTTTTctttcacctcatgcctctgctcacctatcagtaagtaggtacctgggagttaggcaactgttgagggttgcatcctaggagaggtcagtagtttgacttacaggggacctcgatacaagcctaaagaatacatatacacaggcttcctctCCTTGACAAAATTAGTATTATTCAAATAAATATGTATAGCTCCGGGTTCTCAAATTTTTATGCCATTTGTCATTTTTCTTTCTAAGATATAAGTAATGAAGTTTTAAGTTCTAGTAACATTTAGTTTAGCAAAATTGCAAACAAATTTCTAAATATATTTAGTTTATACTTTACATAACAGGATCAGCTTTCATATTTTGTTGCAACAACAGTGATTCAATATTTGTTTAGCATGTGTCGTGACATCATAACGTTCAACAGCTCGGCCTGTTCATGTATGCATTCCAGTACTGTTGTTCATCAACAAATAATACCATGGGGCACAAGGGCACTACTCAATAGTGAATAAACGATGGCTCCTGaatcttaattaaaaaaataaacttaTGCTGAAATATACTATAAACGTAAATAATATACTATAAACGTAACAAAATGCAATTGGGATCTGACTAACAAAAATGATCGATAATGGGAGATATAGGGAGAAAGTGCGATAAGAAAAGGAATCTGGTACCTATAAGTGAGGAGGTGGAATTATAAATTAAAATGTGTTGTATCCTGAGCAGTTTGAGTCTACAGCCTCACCTGAAAAATATGAAAAATGGTAATTGTTACAATGAACATCATACTGCAATAGTTTATTAACTTGTACATGAACTGTTATACTAGTTTTTTTACTTCCCCTGATCCCAATTTCTCAAAGTGACTATTGATACAAGTCATCATTGCCAAAATGTCCTTTGAAAATACTCAAATCCTCCTACCTGAGTTGATGGTGATTCTACGATCTCGCCGCTGTCCGCTAGTGAAGCAGTAGAGATGGACCCACGGTTGCTCTTCCTTCCTGTCCCGCCATACAACAATCCATCGACTGTTACATCTGTTGATAATTATAGCGTACTGAATTGTGCTACACTATACCttattattttgaggttatcttgagatgatttcggggctttagtgtccccgcggcccggtcctcgaccaggcctccaccccccaggaagcagcccgtgacagctgactaacacccaggtacctattttactgctaggtaacagggacatagggtgaaagaaactggccatcgtttctcgccggcgcccaggatcgaacccgggaccataggatcacaagtccagcgtgctgtccgctcggccaaccggctcccgtcATGGCAACGTTGACAAAAACAACAGTTACAAAGGAAATGGTGGATTTTAAACATAAAATTAAAAACTTCTGTTTAGGTAGATAGAGAACAGATGTACGTAAGGTATGAGGTAAAGAAATTTTAAAAATACAAAACTGGTATAAAACACAGTAGATAAAAGCAAACCAATAATTTTGGGGGGAATGTAAAAGGAAGGAAGTTGAAAAGAAGTTGAAAAGTTGAAAGAAAAAGttgaagaaagaaaaaatatatgtttacaaTATACAACATACGAGACTGAAGCTGGTGTATGCAGCACAGCTGTGAAGAATCTACTTCAAAAAAAGTTATACAATATAAACAATTTAATGATCAGAATTCTGCAGCAAAATGACTACCAGAACTACAGGGAAGAATTATAGGAACTTGAGCTACAGAAATTTATagatagaagagagagaaaggagacatGATAAAGACAAATTAGATAATGTATATGATGGAGAAGCTAGAGAGGGACGAGACCCCTATGATCAGTACTGAACAGAATCAGGTTTTAGATACAGTTGAAACAATAAGAAAGCCACAAATACTCTTTTACAAATAGCAGACGAACAGAATGTACTACAGGATTCAGTAGTCACTTCTAAAGTGACACAGCAGTCATAGTACAAGATAagatgtgttgaccagaccacacactagaaggtgaagggacgacgacgtttcggtccgtcctggaccattctcaagtcaacaatcgacttgagaatggtccaggacggatcgaaacgtcgtcgtcccttcaccttctagtgtgtggtctggtcaacatactttagccacgttattgtgactcatcgtctgcaagatAAGGTGTGTAAAGATGGGTCACCACTACTACAGATAATCCTGAAATAATACTTAAGTAAATTACACCCTCCCTGCTCCTGTGCCTGTCTAACACTATATAGCTTTTACTCTAAAATCTCTAAGTTCTTACCAAATTGTAACATTATAAAAACATCACATTCTTAGTTgcaattgcaggcgatgagtcacaataacgtggctaaagtatgttgaccagaccccacactagaaggtgaagggatgatgacgtttcggtccgtcctgaaccatggagaatggtccaggacggaccgaaacgtcgtcatcccttcacctagtgtgtggtctggtcaacttagttGCAATTATTTGAACTTATTTTATCGAGGGGGGTATACTACTTATAGGGGGGGTATACtgcttattatataaatattataaggAGAGTAACTATAGAATTATGAATTTAGGCCCAATATTTCAAGCATGACCCACCTATCTCTGCTCAAGTTGAAGTCAGTGTTCGGGGTAGCATGAAGGTGGCGTTCATACCGCATCACGTTGTGCTGCGATGGCTGATATTTGTTACGAAACTTGGAGTGCGAAAACAAAAACCTGTGGAGAGTCATATACACAACTGCTGGTTTTATTCATCTAGACTGTCACATAAAATAC
Above is a window of Procambarus clarkii isolate CNS0578487 chromosome 11, FALCON_Pclarkii_2.0, whole genome shotgun sequence DNA encoding:
- the LOC123758286 gene encoding uncharacterized protein isoform X2, with amino-acid sequence MESDDQEYVDSASGVMVSNLPLLFSRGSPSSLHEMSVAELEEFVPFVVRCSLGEERPVPWAQLPRPTWWPKKLPFRMPTTNNTNSTRSALVGLVERCYTFHGCQYLLQFCASLVTQMPASGYRFNDNRDGTTSMYHGTTGKLLVTFRNENRDYDKYSHGRSRDTTKKLLLSPSPHTGERKGSGGGTTAMFQPPATDIYLCDKCESEFYSLREVQTHEKQCRGDMPSSPVAPSPELDLVDDEPEPAGQVPFLAYFNLQPAKHTGVEPYMSPRKRSSSSPPRKIPGPMYPRYDSIAISSPLGRFLFSHSKFRNKYQPSQHNVMRYERHLHATPNTDFNLSRDRCNSRWIVVWRDRKEEQPWVHLYCFTSGQRRDRRITINSGLNWRSRRLLRLCRPLKIEMKRLQKRMVDRIMRLGGPTAPCIDLTDECQVDNMWAFDRYPALADNSMLLNSRPAPWSSRETQFCTNEDPFSPKASSSSGTLAGTIQWLDGLPEMSDNVSVPGGSGILNSGGLLSSILTSNRTAQLGISELNSNKAIQQGSLKFIPLPLGSQHLLTNQQHAFQSAFIQKSQIGQFGSKNQLGQMTSYSVDGTSLSLKMNASSTADISLIPLKTSVKHDRSNRQLNSDILKPLSRKKYAFCDSRSNVQQINASEQSNNDSRISVTGHQQEQNRHLTHMQSESMPKGSQSIYSQIVPRMSERDSSAVSLNNTSITLSSISHPTTNSSIEIIDLSSDDDDVVRARGQSEADNAPQQLDGLACYPHTGAKVPDSSDYSLPKNGSSHWSSEQKSHCGAGHVGDLATNGQPPNVPPSLATSPVPHVLFLPNDTVPPPATQGPEMKGNSRKRKSKEPPCGGGKMIILDISNKGVISSEGNIAEESRPSKEFLLSKEDNQVTVIPEEVVPVTPEELNNAHLTPLTEATLLKVSDQSGALERRKYSHATNKSFIVDEDISFKSPFRVDEDISFRVPTVNLRESEHNTEGVTPLKVTETQNKHLPTVGTQVGGIISTIVNTVNKGVEFFKSWVGTDASQDVRHNCMSSLTSNRLHSEMLGIGKPLKDKNGAEQTEKISSFQYTSYKIRKSEIVQLFKDECRELKCKGLGELRHLDVQETRLTRRSLEKFLPSKARRKNSDGLNYRRNTAAKSESGNTSAVGATDHFNSRTRTQSEIIGTRNSRPSRPSVMPEDYISCTDENGNSASYLTLDGKSVDSSSNCGVAQRGSFGLYSENSKEYRESIITENMFHGKGPLDVNNEKQLTDNYSNKEIRCTVHSEPVIKDSVLLSSENSVAARGIFDVTNTERKRFSVSTRELVNLTSDEWKEMQHRGFHPVTNIKPGLLNVGHLKKQFPRLEGSAACLNTVLESSEIDEQIKNLKKNSVKMVRELKSLAQDECKEIIRMGFNPSQFVISEIKRKELRQTHCGIKSPVGDNVDVSPTFVTDAKSGFMGETAEESGALQARIPTPEEPQENRYSNKLESILVSDSGTSKSIVLDCTQVAGSTVQPQAPNPKKKRSIFKSLCRELNNLGKDEYKELRGTGFHPSDYLGSEDVKYLNASSDEDDVPLYHSKGQSINGHRTGEIKSSDVRRKKEKLSIKMNRELSGLLSDECKELRVGRHLLKSVSQLRRASHVGNIRTQSGDGSYRTTRSALPTPSINFPSVLLKSGMTNSPTKTRMRCQVRNTRSQTNVVSNLEVFTPRSSHRQILLAERAMCVLNFNLPVIN
- the LOC123758286 gene encoding uncharacterized protein isoform X1, which gives rise to MMTLTAGPTTPTPDNALSGTNTFATNLYYYYTSITNDSDKSMSYDILISRNIRPATKRSNTATLRATPATKRSNTATLHATPATKRSNTATLHATPATKRSNTATLQATPATKRSNTATLQATPATKRSNTATLHTTPATKRSNTATLHTTPATKRSNTTTLHTTPATKRSNTTTLHTTPATKRSNTATLRATPAAKRSNTATLRATRALAAPPVNNARNTTSLDSITSVEDHDESIMMVMIMMSPSPVVRLDPGQGLQDTAVKDYDKYSHGRSRDTTKKLLLSPSPHTGERKGSGGGTTAMFQPPATDIYLCDKCESEFYSLREVQTHEKQCRGDMPSSPVAPSPELDLVDDEPEPAGQVPFLAYFNLQPAKHTGVEPYMSPRKRSSSSPPRKIPGPMYPRYDSIAISSPLGRFLFSHSKFRNKYQPSQHNVMRYERHLHATPNTDFNLSRDRCNSRWIVVWRDRKEEQPWVHLYCFTSGQRRDRRITINSGLNWRSRRLLRLCRPLKIEMKRLQKRMVDRIMRLGGPTAPCIDLTDECQVDNMWAFDRYPALADNSMLLNSRPAPWSSRETQFCTNEDPFSPKASSSSGTLAGTIQWLDGLPEMSDNVSVPGGSGILNSGGLLSSILTSNRTAQLGISELNSNKAIQQGSLKFIPLPLGSQHLLTNQQHAFQSAFIQKSQIGQFGSKNQLGQMTSYSVDGTSLSLKMNASSTADISLIPLKTSVKHDRSNRQLNSDILKPLSRKKYAFCDSRSNVQQINASEQSNNDSRISVTGHQQEQNRHLTHMQSESMPKGSQSIYSQIVPRMSERDSSAVSLNNTSITLSSISHPTTNSSIEIIDLSSDDDDVVRARGQSEADNAPQQLDGLACYPHTGAKVPDSSDYSLPKNGSSHWSSEQKSHCGAGHVGDLATNGQPPNVPPSLATSPVPHVLFLPNDTVPPPATQGPEMKGNSRKRKSKEPPCGGGKMIILDISNKGVISSEGNIAEESRPSKEFLLSKEDNQVTVIPEEVVPVTPEELNNAHLTPLTEATLLKVSDQSGALERRKYSHATNKSFIVDEDISFKSPFRVDEDISFRVPTVNLRESEHNTEGVTPLKVTETQNKHLPTVGTQVGGIISTIVNTVNKGVEFFKSWVGTDASQDVRHNCMSSLTSNRLHSEMLGIGKPLKDKNGAEQTEKISSFQYTSYKIRKSEIVQLFKDECRELKCKGLGELRHLDVQETRLTRRSLEKFLPSKARRKNSDGLNYRRNTAAKSESGNTSAVGATDHFNSRTRTQSEIIGTRNSRPSRPSVMPEDYISCTDENGNSASYLTLDGKSVDSSSNCGVAQRGSFGLYSENSKEYRESIITENMFHGKGPLDVNNEKQLTDNYSNKEIRCTVHSEPVIKDSVLLSSENSVAARGIFDVTNTERKRFSVSTRELVNLTSDEWKEMQHRGFHPVTNIKPGLLNVGHLKKQFPRLEGSAACLNTVLESSEIDEQIKNLKKNSVKMVRELKSLAQDECKEIIRMGFNPSQFVISEIKRKELRQTHCGIKSPVGDNVDVSPTFVTDAKSGFMGETAEESGALQARIPTPEEPQENRYSNKLESILVSDSGTSKSIVLDCTQVAGSTVQPQAPNPKKKRSIFKSLCRELNNLGKDEYKELRGTGFHPSDYLGSEDVKYLNASSDEDDVPLYHSKGQSINGHRTGEIKSSDVRRKKEKLSIKMNRELSGLLSDECKELRVGRHLLKSVSQLRRASHVGNIRTQSGDGSYRTTRSALPTPSINFPSVLLKSGMTNSPTKTRMRCQVRNTRSQTNVVSNLEVFTPRSSHRQILLAERAMCVLNFNLPVIN